A portion of the Staphylococcus felis genome contains these proteins:
- a CDS encoding helix-turn-helix domain-containing protein translates to MKNENLILREKVIALFDNADLTTYFIEKESGVSRSTVSRIVNGYRSIDNLRLETVEKLAQLYDRISN, encoded by the coding sequence ATGAAAAACGAAAACTTAATATTGAGGGAAAAAGTTATCGCTCTTTTCGATAACGCTGATCTCACTACTTACTTTATCGAAAAGGAGTCAGGCGTTAGCCGTTCGACAGTTAGTCGTATAGTAAACGGTTATCGCTCAATTGATAACCTTCGACTAGAAACAGTCGAAAAGTTAGCGCAACTTTATGACCGCATCAGCAACTAA
- a CDS encoding DNA N-6-adenine-methyltransferase, which translates to MTNLSVHYSSVSNEWTTPQELFDYLNDIYGFTLDPCSDGINAKCSKYFTEKDDGLSQDWSNEIVFMNPPYGRAIKDWIKKAYGESQKGATVIALIPSRTDTKYWHDYCMKANKITLIKGRVKFGDGKNSAPFPSAIVEFKPAHTHTHTPILDAMDVIN; encoded by the coding sequence ATGACAAACTTATCGGTACATTATAGTAGTGTATCAAACGAATGGACTACACCACAGGAGCTCTTCGATTATCTAAACGATATTTATGGGTTTACGTTAGATCCATGTAGCGATGGAATCAACGCCAAGTGTTCTAAATATTTTACTGAAAAGGATGATGGGTTATCGCAAGATTGGTCTAACGAAATTGTATTCATGAATCCGCCATACGGCAGGGCGATAAAAGATTGGATTAAAAAAGCGTATGGAGAGTCACAGAAAGGGGCAACTGTTATTGCTTTAATTCCGTCAAGAACTGATACGAAATATTGGCACGATTACTGTATGAAAGCGAATAAAATAACGTTGATAAAAGGGCGTGTGAAATTTGGAGACGGTAAAAATTCAGCCCCATTTCCGTCTGCTATAGTCGAGTTTAAACCGGCACACACACACACGCACACACCGATTTTGGATGCAATGGACGTTATAAACTAA
- a CDS encoding IS3 family transposase (programmed frameshift): MTRERRTFSPEFKLQMVKLYENGKPRNEIAREYDLTPSALGKWIKQHQNTGSFNHQDNLTNEEKELRKLRKENQQLKMENDIFKASSADHGTKIDVIRKNANKYSVSAMCKVLQISRSSYYYEINKSPNVEKDDRDKEISDKIIEIFNSNRKCFGTRRIKNELIKNGLNVSRRRIGRIMKANKLVSSYTTSKYKSFPSRSSEREINNELNQSFNRKEPLEVLVSDLTYVKVAGKWHYICLFIDLFNREIVGHSAGSKKDSTLVSKALSSIRHDLRDVQMFHTDRGKEFDNHMIDDVLDTFGIKRSLSMKGCPYDNAVAESTFKALKTEFIKQYDFKSINHLKLELFDYVNWYNNIRPHSALNYLTPKAYKDSFYKNCLEIC; the protein is encoded by the exons ATGACAAGAGAAAGAAGAACTTTTAGTCCTGAATTTAAATTACAAATGGTAAAGCTTTATGAAAATGGTAAGCCTAGAAATGAAATTGCTCGTGAATATGATTTAACACCTTCGGCGTTAGGGAAATGGATTAAGCAACATCAAAATACTGGTTCATTTAACCATCAAGATAACTTAACTAATGAAGAAAAAGAACTAAGAAAATTACGTAAAGAAAATCAACAATTGAAAATGGAAAATGATATTT TTAAAGCAAGCAGCGCTGATCATGGGACGAAAATAGATGTCATTCGAAAGAATGCCAATAAATATTCAGTATCAGCAATGTGCAAAGTCCTGCAAATCTCTAGAAGTAGTTACTATTACGAAATTAACAAATCACCCAACGTTGAAAAAGATGATCGAGATAAGGAAATTAGCGATAAAATTATCGAGATTTTCAATTCTAATCGCAAATGTTTTGGAACAAGAAGGATTAAAAATGAACTTATCAAAAATGGTTTAAATGTCTCAAGACGACGTATAGGACGCATTATGAAAGCAAATAAATTAGTATCTTCTTATACGACATCGAAGTATAAATCATTTCCTTCTCGCTCAAGTGAACGCGAAATCAATAATGAATTAAATCAAAGTTTCAATAGAAAAGAACCATTGGAAGTTCTTGTCAGTGATTTGACATATGTAAAAGTGGCTGGAAAATGGCATTACATATGTTTATTTATTGATCTTTTTAACCGTGAGATTGTTGGGCATAGCGCAGGCTCAAAGAAAGATAGCACGCTTGTATCCAAGGCACTTAGTAGCATTAGACACGATTTAAGAGACGTACAAATGTTTCACACTGACAGAGGAAAAGAGTTTGATAATCACATGATTGATGATGTACTAGATACCTTTGGTATCAAAAGATCTTTAAGCATGAAAGGATGTCCATATGACAACGCAGTAGCTGAAAGTACATTTAAAGCGTTAAAAACTGAATTCATTAAACAGTATGATTTTAAATCTATTAATCACTTAAAACTCGAATTGTTTGATTATGTTAATTGGTATAACAACATTCGACCTCATAGTGCATTAAATTATCTGACGCCGAAAGCGTACAAAGATAGTTTCTATAAAAACTGTCTAGAAATCTGTTGA
- a CDS encoding antirestriction protein ArdA, whose protein sequence is MNNVKLNVYIANLEEYVKGSLKGDWFDVLAEFDELSDYVNTLESEWFIADHESDLFHISEYMVLDELEELAQYIKGFEYGTDVANLLKNWTSCNCDIKAIIEESSLLLISSEDGLLNEYQALGEHELDALGYDLSSIVYRYFDTEQFGYDTILSGGYSYAGKNNDLEHIYVRHV, encoded by the coding sequence ATGAATAACGTAAAATTAAATGTTTATATAGCAAACTTGGAGGAATACGTGAAAGGGTCTCTGAAAGGGGACTGGTTCGATGTTTTGGCGGAGTTTGACGAGTTATCAGACTATGTTAATACACTTGAATCAGAATGGTTTATAGCGGATCATGAGAGTGACTTATTTCATATAAGTGAATACATGGTGCTAGACGAGTTAGAAGAGCTAGCACAGTATATTAAAGGCTTTGAATATGGTACGGATGTTGCAAATCTTTTGAAAAACTGGACGTCATGCAACTGTGACATTAAAGCAATCATCGAAGAGAGTTCTCTTCTTTTAATTTCAAGCGAAGATGGCTTGTTAAACGAATATCAAGCTCTAGGAGAGCATGAGCTAGATGCGTTAGGGTATGACTTATCGTCTATAGTATATCGATACTTCGACACAGAACAATTTGGGTATGATACGATTCTAAGCGGGGGATACTCTTATGCCGGAAAAAATAACGATTTAGAACACATCTATGTCAGACACGTTTAA